From Pseudomonas hefeiensis, one genomic window encodes:
- a CDS encoding metal ABC transporter ATP-binding protein: MTVQETLTLQHVGPLIEFGDVSLNLGRTTILDAVTFQVQPGSIHALVGPNGGGKSSLIKTLLGQMPHQGRLSLQWPGEPGVIGYVPQALEFDRGLPMTVDDFMAAMCQRRPAFLGLSKHYVGAIGQALERVGMQDKRKRRMGALSGGERQRVLLAQGLIPAPQLLVLDEPMSALDEAGIQVFEQLLRDWRQAGITVLWIEHDLEAVGRLADRVTGLNRRVLFDGPPRQTLTPERLLTLFSTHPRQNGSAT; this comes from the coding sequence ATGACTGTCCAGGAAACGCTCACCTTGCAACACGTCGGTCCCTTGATCGAGTTCGGCGACGTCAGCCTGAACCTGGGCCGCACTACGATTCTCGACGCTGTGACCTTCCAGGTGCAGCCCGGTAGCATTCATGCACTGGTGGGTCCGAACGGCGGCGGCAAGAGTTCGCTGATCAAGACCTTGCTGGGACAGATGCCCCACCAGGGACGCTTGAGCCTGCAATGGCCGGGTGAGCCCGGTGTCATCGGCTATGTGCCCCAGGCCCTGGAATTCGACCGGGGCCTGCCTATGACCGTGGATGATTTCATGGCAGCGATGTGCCAACGCCGGCCGGCCTTTCTCGGCCTGAGCAAGCATTACGTCGGCGCCATCGGCCAGGCCCTGGAACGGGTCGGCATGCAGGACAAACGCAAGCGTCGCATGGGCGCGCTGTCCGGCGGCGAGCGCCAGCGGGTGTTGTTGGCCCAGGGGCTGATTCCCGCGCCGCAACTGCTGGTGCTGGATGAACCGATGTCAGCGCTGGACGAGGCCGGCATCCAGGTGTTTGAACAACTGCTGCGAGACTGGCGCCAAGCCGGGATCACGGTGCTGTGGATCGAACACGACCTGGAAGCCGTCGGGCGCCTGGCTGACCGCGTCACCGGCCTGAACCGCCGCGTGCTGTTCGATGGCCCGCCGCGCCAGACCCTGACGCCGGAGCGCTTGCTGACGCTGTTTTCCACTCACCCACGCCAGAACGGGAGCGCCACCTGA
- the prpF gene encoding 2-methylaconitate cis-trans isomerase PrpF: MAHAPQIRIPATYMRGGTSKGVFFSLQDLPEAARVPGPARDALLLRVIGSPDPYEKQIDGMGGATSSTSKTVILSKSTRADHDVDYLFGQVSIDKPFVDWSGNCGNLSAAVGSFAIGGGLVDAARIPQNGVAVVRIWQANIGKTIIAHVPITDGAVQETGDFELDGVTFAAAEVQLEFMDPAAEEEGGGGSMFPTGNLVDDLQVPGVGTLKATLINAGIPTIFINARDVGYTGTELQGAINGDPKALAMFETIRAHGALRMGLIQHLDEAAQRQHTPKVAFVAPPADYISSSGKAVTAQDVDLLVRALSMGKLHHAMMGTAAVAIGTAAAISGTLVNLAAGGIDRNAVRFGHPSGTLRVGAEASQVNGEWTVKKAIMSRSARVLMEGFVRVPGDLLS, encoded by the coding sequence ATGGCTCACGCACCTCAAATCAGAATCCCGGCCACTTATATGCGTGGTGGCACCAGCAAAGGCGTGTTTTTCAGTCTGCAAGACCTGCCGGAAGCGGCTCGCGTCCCCGGTCCGGCCCGGGATGCGTTGTTGCTGCGGGTGATCGGCAGCCCGGATCCGTACGAGAAGCAGATCGACGGCATGGGCGGTGCGACGTCCAGCACCAGCAAGACCGTGATCCTGTCCAAGAGCACTCGGGCGGACCACGACGTCGATTACCTGTTCGGTCAGGTGTCCATCGACAAGCCGTTCGTGGACTGGAGCGGCAATTGCGGCAACTTGTCGGCGGCGGTGGGTTCGTTTGCCATCGGCGGCGGTCTGGTGGACGCCGCTCGTATCCCGCAAAACGGCGTGGCGGTGGTGCGGATCTGGCAGGCCAACATCGGCAAGACCATCATCGCCCATGTGCCGATCACCGACGGTGCGGTGCAGGAAACCGGTGACTTCGAACTCGACGGCGTGACCTTTGCGGCGGCTGAAGTGCAACTGGAATTCATGGACCCGGCGGCCGAGGAGGAGGGCGGTGGCGGCTCTATGTTTCCCACCGGTAACCTGGTGGATGATCTGCAAGTGCCTGGAGTCGGTACGCTCAAGGCGACCCTGATCAACGCCGGGATCCCGACGATTTTCATCAATGCCCGGGACGTTGGCTATACCGGGACCGAATTGCAGGGTGCTATCAACGGCGATCCGAAGGCTCTGGCGATGTTCGAAACCATCCGCGCCCATGGCGCCTTGCGCATGGGCCTGATTCAGCATCTGGACGAAGCCGCCCAGCGCCAGCACACGCCGAAAGTGGCGTTTGTCGCACCGCCGGCGGACTACATCTCCTCCAGCGGTAAGGCCGTGACGGCGCAGGACGTCGACTTGCTGGTGCGGGCGCTGTCCATGGGCAAACTGCACCACGCCATGATGGGCACCGCGGCAGTCGCCATCGGCACAGCGGCGGCGATCAGCGGCACGCTGGTGAACCTGGCGGCTGGCGGGATCGACCGCAACGCTGTGCGCTTCGGCCATCCCTCCGGCACCTTGCGCGTCGGCGCCGAGGCCAGCCAGGTCAATGGCGAATGGACCGTGAAAAAGGCGATCATGAGCCGCAGCGCGCGGGTGTTGATGGAAGGGTTTGTGCGGGTGCCGGGGGATCTCCTGAGCTGA
- a CDS encoding IS3 family transposase (programmed frameshift), with product MPFYSPERKAALLKMMLPPLSLSAKEVARREGCSDFSLYQWRKQAAARGSQLSEKKQPIENWSAESKLTAIIETSALSELELGEYCRRMGIFPEQIAAWRNAFITNSANQPTAKKVDAAQVREDKKRIQQLERELRRKDAALAETAALLVLRKKPQCLLGERRRGQLTLLPERYLLVGWLNEAITAGARRAPACQEVGISLRTLQRWSLPSEILADGRTTTVRPIPCNALSELERQSILMLCNSKAYAHLPPSQIVPQLADEGRYLASEATFYRVLKAADQQQHRSRAKRPQHHAAPTTYAATSANQVWSWDITYLPTPIRGQFYYLYLIEDIYSRKAVGWEVYEAESGEKAAVLLQRSVTQEKCWQQPLVLHSDNGAPMKSVTLLSKMYDLGITPSRGRPRVSNDNPYSESLFRTLKYCPQWPLGGFDSLDDARVWVRDFMVWYNTVHRHSRIRFVTPAQRHEGKDNEVLARRDTVYRLARAKNPGRWSGETRNWRPVGTVYLNPERELTVTAKVA from the exons ATGCCTTTCTATTCACCTGAACGTAAAGCCGCACTACTGAAAATGATGCTTCCGCCCCTTAGCCTCTCCGCAAAAGAGGTCGCGCGCCGCGAGGGTTGTAGCGATTTTTCTCTCTATCAATGGCGCAAACAGGCTGCTGCCCGAGGCTCTCAATTGTCCGAAAAAAAGCAACCGATAGAGAACTGGTCAGCTGAGTCAAAACTGACAGCGATCATCGAAACATCAGCACTGTCGGAACTGGAACTGGGTGAATATTGCCGCCGCATGGGCATTTTCCCTGAGCAGATTGCCGCTTGGCGCAACGCGTTTATCACCAACAGCGCCAATCAGCCTACAGCTAAAAAAGTTGATGCCGCGCAAGTGCGCGAAGACAAGAAACGCATTCAACAACTGGAGCGTGAACTGCGCCGCAAAGATGCCGCTCTCGCTGAAACCGCAGCCCTGCTGGTGCTGCGAAAAAAGC CTCAATGCCTACTGGGGGAGCGACGACGGGGACAACTGACCTTGTTGCCAGAACGGTATTTACTCGTGGGCTGGCTCAACGAAGCCATCACGGCGGGCGCCCGTAGGGCGCCTGCTTGTCAGGAAGTTGGTATTTCGCTCAGGACGCTGCAACGCTGGAGCTTACCGTCCGAAATCCTCGCCGATGGCCGTACGACAACGGTCAGGCCAATACCCTGTAATGCGCTCAGTGAGTTGGAGCGCCAAAGCATCCTGATGCTGTGCAACAGCAAAGCCTATGCTCATCTGCCGCCGAGTCAGATCGTTCCGCAATTGGCAGATGAAGGGCGCTATCTCGCTTCGGAAGCCACGTTTTATCGGGTGCTCAAGGCTGCGGACCAACAGCAACATCGGTCGCGAGCCAAGAGACCACAGCATCATGCTGCACCGACGACGTATGCCGCGACGTCGGCCAATCAGGTGTGGTCCTGGGATATTACCTATCTGCCCACGCCGATTCGTGGGCAGTTTTACTATCTCTACTTGATCGAGGACATCTACAGCCGCAAAGCCGTGGGCTGGGAAGTCTACGAAGCAGAAAGCGGAGAAAAAGCGGCGGTATTACTGCAGCGAAGTGTGACTCAGGAAAAATGTTGGCAGCAGCCGTTGGTGCTCCACTCGGATAATGGCGCGCCCATGAAGTCGGTGACCCTGCTGTCCAAGATGTACGATTTGGGCATTACGCCTTCGCGAGGGCGACCTCGCGTCAGCAACGACAACCCTTATTCCGAGTCGTTGTTCAGAACATTGAAATACTGTCCGCAGTGGCCCTTGGGCGGGTTTGACAGTCTGGATGATGCACGTGTCTGGGTGCGGGACTTTATGGTCTGGTACAACACCGTGCATCGCCATAGCAGAATCCGCTTCGTCACCCCGGCCCAGCGTCATGAAGGTAAGGACAATGAAGTCCTCGCCCGCCGCGACACTGTTTACAGATTAGCTAGAGCGAAAAATCCTGGACGGTGGTCAGGAGAAACACGCAATTGGAGGCCAGTAGGGACGGTGTATCTGAACCCTGAAAGAGAGCTTACTGTGACTGCAAAAGTGGCATAA
- a CDS encoding thiamine pyrophosphate-binding protein — MTPSTTAPPSRLSVFWRKWRFHLNVLLLLIPLGFMPKYFSEAALFRGDAGLGEREVGEVQVGPWSLRLAEFRDEAPRLNGPAGPMKHFTAALCQRCISQVKATYLRIGKPRSLRAAGVIFFGSPYRMGTLLPVPQKTRPDAELWITLEGWDGSMHQASIPLSQASPATIAWLKTQGTQP; from the coding sequence GTGACCCCTTCCACCACCGCACCGCCATCGCGCCTGAGTGTGTTCTGGCGCAAATGGCGCTTCCACCTCAACGTGCTGCTCTTGCTGATTCCCCTGGGTTTCATGCCCAAGTACTTCTCCGAAGCCGCGTTATTCCGCGGCGATGCCGGGCTGGGTGAGCGGGAGGTCGGTGAAGTCCAGGTCGGCCCCTGGAGCTTGCGCCTTGCAGAATTTCGCGACGAAGCGCCACGCCTCAATGGGCCGGCAGGGCCTATGAAGCACTTCACTGCCGCGCTGTGCCAACGCTGCATCAGCCAGGTCAAGGCTACTTATCTGCGCATCGGCAAACCTCGCAGCCTGCGGGCCGCCGGGGTGATTTTCTTCGGTTCGCCCTATCGCATGGGCACCTTGTTGCCGGTGCCGCAAAAGACCCGGCCCGACGCTGAGTTGTGGATCACCCTTGAAGGCTGGGACGGTTCGATGCACCAGGCTTCCATTCCCCTGAGCCAGGCCTCGCCGGCCACCATCGCCTGGCTGAAAACCCAAGGAACCCAACCATGA
- the acnD gene encoding Fe/S-dependent 2-methylisocitrate dehydratase AcnD: protein MNTEFRKPLPGTSLDYFDVRGAVDAIRPGAYDGLPYTSRVLAENLVRRCDPATLSESLLQLIERKRDLDFPWFPARVVCHDILGQTALVDLAGLRDAIALQGGDPAQVNPVVPTQLIVDHSLAVESGGSDPQAFAKNRAIEDRRNEDRFHFINWTKKAFKNVDVIPPGNGIMHQINLEKMSPVIQQRDGVAFPDTCVGTDSHTPHVDALGVIAIGVGGLEAESVMLGRASWMRLPEIIGVELTGKLQPGITATDMVLALTEFLRKQKVVGAWLEFFGEGASALTLGDRATISNMAPEYGATAAMFHIDQQTIDYLKLTGREDTQVQLVETYAKHVGLWADSLKGAQYERGLTFDLSSVVRNMAGPSNPHARVAVSDLAAKGISGQWDDVPGQMPDGAVIIAAITSCTNTSNPRNVIAAGLLARNANRLGLTRKPWVKSSLAPGSKTVALYLDEAGLTKELEQLGFGVVAFACTTCNGMSGALDPLIQQEIIDRDLYATAVLSGNRNFDGRIHPYAKQAFLASPPLVVAYAIAGTIRFDIEKDVLGVVDGQEVRLKDIWPSDEEIDAVVKASVKPEQFRQVYIPMFAIQEDTGPKVTPLYDWRPQSTYIRRPPYWEGALAGARPLKGMRPLAVLPDNITTDHLSPSNAIMLDSAAGEYLAKMGLPEEDFNSYATHRGDHLTAQRATFANPKLFNEMVQENGKVKQGSLARVEPEGKVMRMWEAIETYMERKQPLIIIAGADYGQGSSRDWAAKGVRLAGVEAIAAEGFERIHRTNLVGMGVLPLEFQPGTDRKTLGIDGSEIYDVIGERTPRATLTLVITRKNGERVEVPVTCRLDTAEEVSIYEAGGVLQRFAQDFLESAVAV, encoded by the coding sequence ATGAACACAGAATTTCGCAAACCGCTGCCCGGCACTTCGCTGGATTATTTCGACGTTCGCGGGGCCGTGGATGCCATCCGGCCTGGCGCTTACGACGGCCTGCCGTATACCTCCAGGGTGCTGGCGGAAAACCTGGTGCGTCGCTGCGACCCGGCGACCCTGAGCGAGTCGCTGCTGCAACTGATCGAGCGCAAGCGCGATCTGGACTTCCCGTGGTTTCCGGCCCGGGTGGTGTGCCATGACATCCTCGGCCAGACCGCCCTGGTGGATCTGGCCGGCCTGCGCGACGCCATCGCCCTGCAGGGGGGCGATCCGGCGCAGGTCAATCCGGTGGTGCCGACCCAACTGATCGTCGACCACTCGCTGGCCGTGGAAAGCGGCGGGTCCGATCCCCAGGCGTTCGCCAAGAACCGCGCCATTGAAGACCGGCGCAACGAAGACCGCTTCCACTTCATCAACTGGACCAAGAAAGCCTTCAAGAACGTCGACGTGATCCCGCCGGGCAACGGGATCATGCACCAGATCAACCTGGAAAAAATGTCACCGGTGATCCAGCAGCGTGACGGCGTGGCGTTTCCCGATACCTGCGTGGGCACTGACAGCCACACCCCCCACGTCGATGCCTTGGGCGTGATCGCCATCGGCGTCGGCGGCCTGGAAGCCGAAAGCGTGATGCTGGGGCGTGCCTCGTGGATGCGCCTGCCGGAAATCATTGGCGTGGAGCTGACCGGCAAGCTGCAACCGGGCATCACCGCCACCGACATGGTGCTGGCGCTGACCGAATTCCTGCGCAAGCAAAAAGTCGTCGGTGCCTGGCTGGAATTTTTCGGTGAAGGCGCCAGTGCCCTGACCTTGGGCGACCGCGCGACCATTTCCAACATGGCCCCGGAATACGGCGCCACGGCGGCGATGTTCCATATCGATCAACAGACAATCGATTACCTGAAGCTCACCGGCCGCGAAGACACCCAGGTGCAGTTGGTGGAAACCTATGCCAAGCATGTGGGCTTATGGGCCGATAGCCTCAAAGGCGCGCAGTACGAGCGAGGGCTGACCTTCGACCTGTCGTCGGTGGTACGCAACATGGCCGGCCCGAGCAATCCTCACGCCCGCGTCGCGGTATCGGATCTGGCCGCCAAAGGCATCTCCGGCCAGTGGGACGATGTGCCCGGGCAAATGCCCGACGGCGCGGTGATCATCGCCGCGATCACCAGTTGCACCAACACCAGCAACCCGCGCAACGTGATCGCCGCCGGCCTGCTGGCGCGCAACGCCAACCGCCTGGGCCTGACCCGCAAGCCGTGGGTCAAGTCGTCCCTGGCGCCGGGCTCGAAAACTGTGGCGCTGTACCTGGATGAAGCCGGTCTGACCAAAGAGCTGGAGCAGTTGGGGTTTGGTGTCGTGGCCTTCGCTTGCACCACCTGCAATGGCATGTCCGGTGCGCTGGATCCACTGATCCAGCAGGAAATCATCGACCGCGACCTGTACGCCACAGCCGTGTTGTCGGGCAACCGCAACTTCGACGGGCGCATCCACCCGTATGCCAAGCAGGCGTTCCTTGCATCGCCGCCGCTGGTGGTGGCCTATGCCATCGCCGGGACCATCCGTTTCGACATCGAGAAGGACGTGCTCGGCGTGGTGGATGGGCAGGAAGTCCGCCTCAAGGACATCTGGCCGAGCGACGAGGAGATCGACGCGGTGGTCAAGGCTTCGGTGAAGCCGGAGCAGTTCCGTCAGGTGTACATCCCGATGTTCGCCATCCAGGAGGACACCGGGCCAAAAGTGACGCCGCTGTATGACTGGCGCCCGCAAAGCACCTACATCCGCCGTCCGCCGTATTGGGAAGGGGCGCTGGCCGGTGCGCGGCCGCTCAAGGGCATGCGTCCGCTGGCGGTGCTGCCGGACAACATCACCACCGATCACCTGTCGCCGTCCAACGCCATCATGCTTGACAGCGCCGCTGGCGAATACCTGGCGAAAATGGGCCTGCCGGAAGAAGACTTCAACTCATACGCAACCCATCGGGGCGACCATCTGACCGCCCAGCGTGCGACCTTCGCCAACCCGAAGCTGTTCAACGAGATGGTCCAGGAAAACGGCAAGGTCAAGCAAGGTTCTCTGGCCCGTGTCGAGCCGGAAGGCAAGGTCATGCGCATGTGGGAAGCCATCGAAACCTACATGGAGCGCAAGCAGCCGCTGATCATCATCGCCGGTGCCGACTACGGCCAGGGCTCTTCCCGCGACTGGGCGGCCAAGGGCGTGCGCCTGGCCGGTGTCGAGGCGATTGCCGCCGAAGGCTTCGAGCGTATCCACCGCACCAATCTGGTAGGGATGGGGGTGTTGCCGCTGGAGTTCCAGCCGGGCACCGACCGCAAGACCCTGGGCATCGACGGCAGCGAGATCTATGACGTAATCGGCGAGCGCACCCCGCGTGCGACGCTGACCCTGGTCATCACCCGTAAGAACGGTGAACGCGTTGAAGTGCCGGTGACTTGCCGCCTCGATACCGCCGAAGAAGTGTCGATCTACGAAGCCGGCGGTGTGCTGCAACGCTTTGCCCAGGACTTCCTCGAATCGGCGGTTGCCGTTTAA
- a CDS encoding metal ABC transporter substrate-binding protein → MSIAFQRRPLLGLLLIGLLACLFTPLASAEAAKRLRIGITLHPYYSYVANIVGDKAEVVPLIPAGFNPHAYEPRAEDIKRISGLDVIVLNGVGHDDFADRMIAASETPNVNVIEANENVPLLAATGIAARGAGKVVNPHTFLSISASIAQVNNIARELGKLDPDNAKVYTQNARAYGKRLRQMRAAALAKLTQAPNAELRVATVHAAYDYLLREFGLEVTAVVEPAHGIEPSPSQLKKTIDQLRELDVKVIFSEMDFPSTYVDTIQRESGVKLYPLSHISYGDYSAEKYEKEMTGNLDTVVRAIQESGA, encoded by the coding sequence ATGTCTATTGCATTCCAACGCCGTCCCTTGCTGGGCCTTCTGCTGATCGGCCTGCTCGCCTGCCTGTTCACCCCACTGGCCAGCGCCGAAGCGGCCAAGCGCCTGCGTATCGGCATCACCCTGCATCCTTATTACAGCTACGTGGCCAACATCGTCGGCGACAAGGCCGAAGTGGTGCCGCTGATCCCGGCCGGTTTCAACCCCCACGCCTACGAACCTCGTGCCGAGGACATCAAGCGCATCAGCGGTCTCGATGTGATCGTGCTCAACGGCGTGGGCCATGACGATTTCGCCGACCGGATGATCGCCGCCAGCGAAACCCCGAACGTGAACGTGATCGAAGCCAACGAAAACGTACCGCTGCTGGCCGCCACCGGGATCGCCGCCCGGGGCGCCGGCAAGGTTGTGAACCCGCATACTTTCCTGTCCATCAGCGCCTCCATTGCCCAGGTCAATAACATCGCCCGGGAACTGGGCAAGCTTGATCCGGACAACGCCAAGGTCTACACCCAGAACGCCCGCGCTTATGGCAAGCGCCTGAGGCAAATGCGTGCTGCGGCCCTGGCAAAGCTGACCCAGGCCCCCAATGCCGAGTTGCGGGTCGCCACGGTCCACGCCGCCTACGATTACCTGTTGCGCGAATTCGGCCTGGAGGTCACCGCCGTGGTCGAGCCGGCCCATGGCATCGAGCCGAGCCCTAGCCAGTTGAAGAAGACCATCGACCAACTGCGCGAACTGGACGTGAAAGTGATCTTCTCGGAGATGGACTTTCCCTCCACCTACGTCGACACCATCCAGCGGGAGTCGGGGGTAAAACTGTACCCGCTCTCGCACATTTCCTACGGCGACTACAGCGCCGAGAAGTATGAAAAGGAAATGACTGGCAACCTCGACACCGTGGTCCGGGCCATTCAGGAGTCCGGCGCATGA
- a CDS encoding metal ABC transporter permease, translating to MSYEAFRLMVQGWASSGYLPEALAYGFVVNALLAGLLIGPVLGGLGTLVVVKRFAFFSEAVGHAALTGVAVGILLGEPYTGPYGSLFGYCLLFGILLNYLRNRTGLAPDTLIGVFLSVSLALGASLLLILAGKINVHILENVLFGSVLTVNGNDLLVLAVVGSLVMALALPLYNRIMLASFNPQLAAVRGVAVKTLDYLFVVLVTLITVAAVKVIGAILVGALLVIPAAAARLLSQSLKGFFWCSVLIATVSTLCGILAPIVFDLPIPSGAAIILVAGIAFALAAIARGVVPSLKGNLG from the coding sequence ATGAGTTACGAAGCCTTTCGTTTGATGGTCCAGGGCTGGGCGTCGTCTGGCTACCTGCCCGAAGCGCTGGCTTACGGGTTTGTGGTCAATGCGTTGCTGGCCGGGCTGCTGATCGGTCCGGTCCTGGGTGGCCTCGGCACACTGGTGGTGGTCAAGCGCTTCGCGTTTTTCTCCGAAGCGGTGGGCCACGCGGCGCTGACCGGCGTGGCGGTCGGCATCCTGCTCGGCGAACCCTACACCGGGCCCTACGGCAGCCTGTTCGGCTATTGCCTGCTGTTCGGCATCCTGCTCAATTACCTGCGCAACCGCACCGGTCTGGCACCGGACACGCTGATCGGCGTTTTCCTCTCGGTGTCCCTGGCCCTGGGCGCCAGCCTGTTGCTGATCCTGGCGGGCAAGATCAACGTGCACATCCTGGAGAACGTGCTGTTCGGCTCGGTGCTGACGGTCAATGGCAATGACCTGCTGGTGCTGGCGGTGGTCGGTTCACTGGTGATGGCTTTGGCGTTGCCGCTGTACAACCGCATCATGCTCGCCAGTTTCAACCCGCAACTGGCGGCGGTGCGCGGGGTAGCGGTCAAGACACTGGATTACCTGTTCGTGGTGTTGGTGACGCTGATCACCGTGGCGGCAGTAAAAGTCATCGGCGCGATTCTGGTGGGGGCCTTGCTGGTGATTCCGGCAGCAGCAGCGCGTCTGCTCAGCCAGTCGCTGAAAGGGTTTTTCTGGTGCTCCGTGCTGATCGCAACCGTCAGCACCCTGTGCGGGATTCTCGCGCCGATTGTCTTCGACCTGCCGATCCCGTCCGGTGCCGCGATCATTCTGGTGGCCGGCATCGCATTCGCCCTGGCCGCCATCGCCCGGGGTGTTGTCCCCAGCCTCAAAGGGAATCTTGGATAA
- a CDS encoding DUF6162 family protein → MSNPTTQVIRPAGAGHETLYVLLLCLIIVLMAGSVVAWHGETRDVSHVPAHQLDARRDLSAAEQGIYADLRVTLDEIRLLREEQQSLPTPQILAEEGFAPFAQDASSVSRGGHVWRQVENRAYFGASANPSVAGSFLMRIDEASDAAPDIWLNRDNSVAVSSDLDDTALSAAGWKQIVAQFDAGVTRQHRH, encoded by the coding sequence ATGAGTAATCCCACCACCCAAGTGATCCGCCCCGCCGGCGCCGGCCATGAAACCCTGTATGTGTTGCTGCTGTGCCTGATCATCGTTCTGATGGCCGGATCGGTGGTGGCCTGGCACGGTGAAACCCGGGACGTCAGCCATGTGCCTGCCCATCAGCTCGACGCCCGCCGCGATCTCAGCGCCGCCGAGCAAGGCATCTATGCCGATCTGCGGGTGACCCTGGATGAGATCCGTCTGCTACGCGAAGAACAGCAGTCCCTGCCAACCCCGCAAATCCTCGCCGAAGAAGGCTTTGCCCCGTTCGCTCAGGACGCCAGTTCCGTCAGCCGAGGCGGACATGTCTGGCGGCAAGTGGAGAACCGGGCCTACTTCGGCGCCAGTGCAAATCCATCCGTCGCCGGTTCATTTCTGATGCGCATCGACGAAGCATCCGACGCCGCCCCGGACATCTGGCTCAATCGCGACAACAGCGTCGCCGTCTCCAGCGATCTGGACGATACCGCCTTGTCCGCCGCCGGCTGGAAACAGATCGTCGCGCAGTTCGACGCCGGCGTAACGCGCCAGCATCGGCACTGA
- a CDS encoding metal ABC transporter solute-binding protein, Zn/Mn family, which translates to MVFSLRQLALAVALCGLVTSPSFAAEGKPVRLLASLPVTYGLGEALLKGTDVSLERATPANLPGTRQNAYFSGRGAPALSKLARDADAVIGLRSLWPDDPLYPMARRSNIRIVEVDAARPVDGALPGIAVQSGSVDGLASQPWMASHNLGRMADVIAADLVRLAPTAKPKIDANLAALKQRLLKLSADSEKRLASADNLSVVSLSEHFGYLISGLNLDGISTDARPDAEWTPEALQQLTATLKDNDVKRVLHHRQPSDTVKAAITEGGSQLLVLSTDAADPVAELESNVDLVITALTEG; encoded by the coding sequence ATGGTTTTTTCATTGCGACAACTGGCATTGGCCGTGGCCCTGTGTGGTCTGGTAACCAGCCCTTCTTTCGCCGCCGAAGGCAAACCGGTGCGCCTGCTTGCTTCGTTGCCGGTCACCTACGGCTTGGGTGAGGCGTTGCTCAAGGGCACTGATGTCAGCCTGGAGCGCGCCACCCCGGCCAATCTGCCCGGTACGCGCCAGAATGCCTACTTCAGCGGCCGTGGTGCGCCGGCGCTGAGCAAACTGGCCCGCGATGCCGACGCCGTCATAGGTCTGCGCTCGTTGTGGCCGGATGATCCGCTGTACCCCATGGCCCGACGCAGCAACATCCGCATCGTCGAAGTCGATGCTGCCCGCCCGGTGGACGGCGCCCTGCCCGGCATCGCCGTGCAATCGGGGTCGGTCGATGGCCTGGCGAGCCAACCGTGGATGGCCAGCCATAACCTGGGGCGGATGGCTGATGTAATCGCCGCCGACCTGGTGCGCCTGGCGCCAACGGCCAAACCGAAGATCGACGCCAACCTGGCGGCGCTCAAGCAACGCCTGCTAAAACTCAGCGCCGACAGTGAAAAGCGCCTCGCCAGTGCCGACAACCTGAGCGTGGTCAGCCTGAGCGAGCATTTCGGTTACTTGATCAGTGGCTTGAATCTGGACGGAATCAGCACCGATGCCCGACCCGACGCCGAATGGACACCCGAAGCCCTCCAGCAGCTGACCGCCACGTTGAAAGACAACGACGTGAAGCGGGTGCTGCATCATCGTCAGCCCTCGGATACCGTGAAAGCGGCCATCACCGAGGGCGGCAGTCAGTTACTGGTCCTGAGCACCGACGCCGCCGATCCCGTGGCGGAGCTGGAAAGCAATGTGGACCTGGTCATCACGGCGTTGACAGAGGGCTGA